One region of Malania oleifera isolate guangnan ecotype guangnan chromosome 6, ASM2987363v1, whole genome shotgun sequence genomic DNA includes:
- the LOC131158244 gene encoding E3 ubiquitin-protein ligase RING1-like isoform X1 → MRTHFRYMLRLSFGCTKTPRKCLVGLVAQSSTFSPRFVIPESARSSSCKSPPSVPSPRMSFSGIPGTDGAGGVVGGAATGPQNYFCHQCNRTVSVVSSSDVRCSVCYGGFVEEHEQPPNPNPNPNPFITFSDSPSISARVGGGGGLPLIFSTTPSAGSGGGVDFQNASDFSNLFGGERAVLFQDPDAFNPFLFLQNYLQTMRPGGANIQFVIDNNTGDPAGGGLRLPANLGDYFIGPGLEQLIQQLAENDPNRYGTPPASKSAVEALPEIKITEELLSSDSSQCAVCKDTFELGAEAKQMPCKHIYHPDCILPWLGMHNSCPVCRYELPTEDPDYEHGTRETRVTPNSTAVGGLADSSSSSATGAGATSQESGQTPRTAERRFRIPLYWPFRMFGSSAETSNSNSGNNDGESNSAGRGNRDFGAEGRQEDLD, encoded by the coding sequence ATGCGAACACATTTTCGTTACATGCTTCGGCTTTCGTTTGGGTGTACCAAAACACCAAGGAAATGTTTGGTCGGGCTCGTTGCCCAGTCATCCACATTTTCTCCTCGTTTTGTAATACCCGAGTCTGCAAGGTCGTCCTCTTGTAAATCGCCCCCTTCCGTCCCCTCGCCAAGAATGTCTTTCAGTGGAATCCCAGGCACCGATGGCGCCGGAGGTGTCGTTGGCGGCGCGGCAACCGGCCCTCAGAATTACTTCTGTCACCAGTGCAATCGTACGGTCTCCGTAGTTTCCTCTTCCGACGTACGCTGTTCCGTATGCTATGGTGGCTTCGTTGAAGAACATGAACAACCCCCTaatccaaaccctaaccctaatcccttCATTACCTTCTCCGACTCGCCGTCCATTTCCGCTCGCGTCGGTGGTGGCGGTGGTCTCCCTCTCATCTTCTCCACCACCCCAAGTGCCGGCAGCGGCGGCGGGGTCGATTTCCAAAACGCCAGCGACTTTTCTAATCTTTTCGGCGGTGAACGGGCGGTATTGTTTCAAGACCCCGATGCCTTCAACCCATTCCTTTTTCTTCAGAACTATCTCCAAACCATGAGACCTGGCGGCGCCAATATCCAATTCGTGATCGATAACAATACCGGCGATCCCGCCGGAGGAGGGTTACGTCTCCCGGCTAATCTTGGCGACTATTTTATTGGTCCTGGTCTCGAGCAACTCATCCAGCAGCTGGCCGAAAATGACCCAAATCGATACGGTACGCCCCCTGCATCGAAATCTGCAGTTGAAGCGCTTCCTGAAATCAAAATTACGGAGGAGTTGCTGTCTTCGGACTCTTCACAATGTGCGGTCTGTAAAGACACCTTTGAGCTTGGTGCGGAGGCCAAGCAGATGCCTTGTAAGCACATTTATCATCCGGACTGTATCCTCCCTTGGTTGGGAATGCATAATTCTTGTCCAGTCTGTCGATATGAGTTGCCGACTGAAGATCCCGATTATGAGCATGGGACTCGGGAAACTCGGGTCACTCCCAATTCAACTGCAGTTGGTGGTTTAGCAGATTCGTCATCTTCTTCTGCTACAGGTGCTGGGGCAACATCTCAAGAAAGTGGTCAGACGCCGCGGACGGCAGAACGGAGGTTTAGGATTCCATTGTATTGGCCGTTTAGGATGTTTGGATCATCTGCAGAAACGAGCAATAGTAATAGTGGCAACAATGACGGGGAATCAAACTCTGCGGGCAGGGGAAATCGAGATTTTGGAGCAGAGGGCAGACAAGAAGATCTTGATTGA
- the LOC131158244 gene encoding E3 ubiquitin-protein ligase RING1-like isoform X2 has product MLRLSFGCTKTPRKCLVGLVAQSSTFSPRFVIPESARSSSCKSPPSVPSPRMSFSGIPGTDGAGGVVGGAATGPQNYFCHQCNRTVSVVSSSDVRCSVCYGGFVEEHEQPPNPNPNPNPFITFSDSPSISARVGGGGGLPLIFSTTPSAGSGGGVDFQNASDFSNLFGGERAVLFQDPDAFNPFLFLQNYLQTMRPGGANIQFVIDNNTGDPAGGGLRLPANLGDYFIGPGLEQLIQQLAENDPNRYGTPPASKSAVEALPEIKITEELLSSDSSQCAVCKDTFELGAEAKQMPCKHIYHPDCILPWLGMHNSCPVCRYELPTEDPDYEHGTRETRVTPNSTAVGGLADSSSSSATGAGATSQESGQTPRTAERRFRIPLYWPFRMFGSSAETSNSNSGNNDGESNSAGRGNRDFGAEGRQEDLD; this is encoded by the coding sequence ATGCTTCGGCTTTCGTTTGGGTGTACCAAAACACCAAGGAAATGTTTGGTCGGGCTCGTTGCCCAGTCATCCACATTTTCTCCTCGTTTTGTAATACCCGAGTCTGCAAGGTCGTCCTCTTGTAAATCGCCCCCTTCCGTCCCCTCGCCAAGAATGTCTTTCAGTGGAATCCCAGGCACCGATGGCGCCGGAGGTGTCGTTGGCGGCGCGGCAACCGGCCCTCAGAATTACTTCTGTCACCAGTGCAATCGTACGGTCTCCGTAGTTTCCTCTTCCGACGTACGCTGTTCCGTATGCTATGGTGGCTTCGTTGAAGAACATGAACAACCCCCTaatccaaaccctaaccctaatcccttCATTACCTTCTCCGACTCGCCGTCCATTTCCGCTCGCGTCGGTGGTGGCGGTGGTCTCCCTCTCATCTTCTCCACCACCCCAAGTGCCGGCAGCGGCGGCGGGGTCGATTTCCAAAACGCCAGCGACTTTTCTAATCTTTTCGGCGGTGAACGGGCGGTATTGTTTCAAGACCCCGATGCCTTCAACCCATTCCTTTTTCTTCAGAACTATCTCCAAACCATGAGACCTGGCGGCGCCAATATCCAATTCGTGATCGATAACAATACCGGCGATCCCGCCGGAGGAGGGTTACGTCTCCCGGCTAATCTTGGCGACTATTTTATTGGTCCTGGTCTCGAGCAACTCATCCAGCAGCTGGCCGAAAATGACCCAAATCGATACGGTACGCCCCCTGCATCGAAATCTGCAGTTGAAGCGCTTCCTGAAATCAAAATTACGGAGGAGTTGCTGTCTTCGGACTCTTCACAATGTGCGGTCTGTAAAGACACCTTTGAGCTTGGTGCGGAGGCCAAGCAGATGCCTTGTAAGCACATTTATCATCCGGACTGTATCCTCCCTTGGTTGGGAATGCATAATTCTTGTCCAGTCTGTCGATATGAGTTGCCGACTGAAGATCCCGATTATGAGCATGGGACTCGGGAAACTCGGGTCACTCCCAATTCAACTGCAGTTGGTGGTTTAGCAGATTCGTCATCTTCTTCTGCTACAGGTGCTGGGGCAACATCTCAAGAAAGTGGTCAGACGCCGCGGACGGCAGAACGGAGGTTTAGGATTCCATTGTATTGGCCGTTTAGGATGTTTGGATCATCTGCAGAAACGAGCAATAGTAATAGTGGCAACAATGACGGGGAATCAAACTCTGCGGGCAGGGGAAATCGAGATTTTGGAGCAGAGGGCAGACAAGAAGATCTTGATTGA